Proteins encoded in a region of the Acipenser ruthenus chromosome 11, fAciRut3.2 maternal haplotype, whole genome shotgun sequence genome:
- the LOC117427132 gene encoding small ubiquitin-related modifier 1, whose translation MSDTDTKPSSHDSGDKKDGEYIKLKVIGQDNSEIHFKVKMTTHLKKLKESYCQRQGVPMNSLRFLFEGQRIADNQTPKELGMEDEDVIEVYQEQTGGHLDN comes from the exons ATGTCTGATACG GATACAAAGCCTTCAAGTCACGATTCGGGAGACAAGAAGGATGGAGAATATATCAAACTCAAAGTCATCGGGCAG GACAACAGTGAAATCCATTTCAAAGTGAAGATGACGAcacatttaaagaaattaaaagaatCATATTGTCAGAGACAG GGTGTTCCTATGAATTCCCTAAGGTTTCTCTTTGAGGGACAGAGAATTGCGGATAACCAAACTCCAAAAGAG ctgGGGATGGAAGATGAGGACGTCATTGAAGTTTATCAGGAACAAACAGGAGGACACTTGGACAATTAg